The Rhopalosiphum maidis isolate BTI-1 chromosome 1, ASM367621v3, whole genome shotgun sequence genome has a segment encoding these proteins:
- the LOC113556984 gene encoding oxidation resistance protein 1 isoform X7 — MVMESTSMVSCEIEQFYTPMTVTIYKSCCGGEYYVRYRVLPDSGTDGESQSGSKEQLSERKMPKPPPISTITYKVEASDTLTSVAARFDTTPSELAILNRLSSRTLFPGQILRVPDKRRISVSESDASQGGLSNLDLSETNSFTSADGESRPGSGPSTGNDNKDIIDRREDDMLDTLRPSSPKPGHPERIGSSVSPSSSRSHSRGVERFLKINVRHITDGQGVVGGVLLVTPNAVMFDPNVSDPLVIEHGPESYGVIAPMEFVVNAAIYYDIAHMRVAGPYQSTGNENENITKPAIYHLSPALKSETTEDSEHKSPTMLTTMQTDSLDSATLDLQISPGGRTDSLLAKDETFPELRSSTEDEEEDGSICSCNAQRNDGAAFPKAFDRDLVTPSPMNRSNDALKRSDKELAIEHIGNEDDRPLSSMSAEQDAVCSIRNMEQRRQSSIDQHWAMPNKVRSLDDEPPVHHAVQETVEDSEPSSGYLVKQSCHDSGIDIRDPPVLPIPRKTVYSDADILLSESEFLPPVPVLPLSSDHLNDAVQLRKKKTTSVSFSLEDSKEQDSAGAIEVQKVDEQAEKQAQETKKNKMLKRLSYPLSWMEGFTGDKESEKEASVPSSAESSHLSHSSSVFSKVFSSSPINMVTDFGSGLFLMKTPSEESGRFQFPPPQDCSPAPPSATPSKREGLASFSPSSIINSVGRSSVTTFIRQQHNSSNSRSDSQGTSKTMQPKLDYRSMVSVDDMPELFVSFEKLIPRPVHTFEEPPPLYLRLRMGKPKDKKIPKSTPIMSYGKKKMKPEYWFSVPRNRVDDLYRFLMLWVPLLYGDLDEEIVACRGFELVESDTELWEEAETPPGDTSDKKLDRNESEAGDLTRESWEVLKAPYSKLYSMLKTQADQFGSSDSQANNEVLSMSDELRRAFYATSVNSLDFESYIPDLHGITEILTEEHRKQLSRHLPARAEGYMWTLVFSTLQHGFSLNSMYRKMSKVESPILLVIQDTQNNVFGALTSCALKMSDHFYGTGESLLFTFCPDFQVYNWTGDNMYFIKGNNESLSIGAGDGKFGLWLDGDLNQGRTEACNTYGNEPLVNEQDFVVKILECWAFL; from the exons ATGGTAATGGAATCCACTAGTATGGTTAGTTGTGAAATCGAACAGTTTTACACTCCGATGACGGTGACAATCTATAAGAGCTGCTGTGGTGGTGAATATTATGTCCGTTACCGAGTACTGCCAG attCAGGTACGGATGGGGAAAGCCAGAGCGGCAGCAAAGAGCAGCTTAGCGAAAGAAAAATGCCTAAGCCTCCTCCTATTTCCACCATCACATATAag GTTGAAGCATCAGATACATTGACTTCAGTTGCTGCTAGGTTTGATACAACACCATCTGAATTAGCCATATTAAATCGGCTATCATCGCGCACACTATTTCCTGGTCAGATTCTTCGTGTCCCAGATAAAAGGCGAATATCTGTGTCAGAGTCTGATGCATCtcaa ggagGTCTTAGTAATTTAGATTTATCCGAAACCAACAGTTTCACATCGGCTGATGGAGAAAGTAGACCCGGATCTGGGCCTTCAACTGGCAATGATAATAAAGATATCATTGATAGAAGAGAAGAtg ACATGTTGGACACATTACGGCCTTCATCTCCAAAACCAGGTCATCCAGAACGTATTGGTTCTTCAGTATCTCCTTCATCAAGCAGATCGCATTCGCGCGGTGTAGAAAGGTtccttaaaataaatgtcagaCACATCACAGATGGACAA GGTGTGGTGGGTGGTGTGTTGTTGGTTACTCCCAATGCTGTCATGTTTGATCCAAATGTCTCTGATCCTTTGGTTATTGAACATGGCCCCGAGTCTTACGGTGTCATAGCTCCTATGGAATTTGTGGTGAATGCTgccatatattatgatatagcgCACATGCGAGTTGCTGGACCTTATCAGTCAActgg aaatgaaaatgagaatattacaaaaccagcaatttatcatttatctcCCGCTCTTAAATCTGAAACAACAGAAGACAGTGAACATAAGTCCCCAACAATGTTAACTACTATGCAAACTGATTCATTGGACAGTGCTACATTAGATTTACAGATATCTCCTGGAGGTCGAACTGATTCTCTCTTGGCTAAAGATGAAACTTTTCCAGAActtag atcTTCAACTGAAGATGAAGAAGAAGATGGTAGCATATGTTCATGCAATGCACAAAGAAATGATGGAGCTGCATTTCCAAAAGCATTTGATCGTGATCTAGTCACACCAAGTCCCATGAATAGATCTAATGATGCACTG aagagATCAGATAAAGAATTGGCTATTGAACACATTGGTAATGAAGATGATAGACCACTTTCTTCAATGTCAGCAGAACAAGATGCTGTTTGTAGTATACGTAATATGGAACAGCGCAGGCAATCTTCGATTGACCAACATTGGGCAATGCCAAATAAAGTCAGATCTCTCGATGATGAACCTCCAGTTCATCATGCGGTacaag AAACTGTTGAAGACTCTGAACCATCAAGTGGTTATCTAGTAAAGCAATCATGTCATGATTCGGGCATTGATATTCGAGATCCACCTGTATTACCAATACCTCGTAAAACTGTTTATTCTGATGCTGATATACTTTTATCAGAATCTGAATTTCTTCCACCAGTGCCTGTTCTACCATTGTCTTCAGACCATCTTAATGATGCAGTTCAATTACGTAAAAAGAAAACTACATCAGTGTCATTTAGTTTGGAAGACTCTAAGGAACAAGATTCTGCAGGTGCAATAGAGGTTCAAAAGGTTGATGAACAAGCTGAAAAACAGGCTCaggaaactaaaaaaaataaa atgttAAAAAGGCTTTCTTATCCTTTGTCTTGGATGGAAGGATTCACGGGTGATAAAGAAAGTGAAAAAGAAGCATCAGTACCATCTTCAGCTGAATCATCTCATCTATCACATTCATCTAGTGTGTTCTCTAAAGTTTTTTCAAG CTCACCAATAAACATGGTGACTGATTTTGGTTCGGGTCTGTTCCTAATGAAAACACCGAGCGAGGAGAGTGGGCGATTCCAGTTCCCGCCACCTCAGGACTGTTCGCCCGCCCCGCCTTCGGCCACCCCATCTAAACGAGAAGGCCTCGCTAGCTTTTCGCCGTCATCAATTATTAACAGCGTAGG GCGTTCATCAGTTACTACATTTATACGCCAGCAACACAATAGCTCAAACAGCCGTTCAGATAGTCAGGGCACTTCAAAAACTATGCAACCTAAATTAGATTATCGAAGTATGGTATCTGTAGATGATATGCCTGAACTTTTTGTATCTTTTGAAA AATTAATTCCAAGACCCGTCCATACATTTGAAGAACCACCGCCTCTTTATTTAAGGCTCCGAATGGGTAAACCAAAAGACAAGAAAATACCAAAGTCAACGCCAATTATGTCGTATGGCAAGAAAAAGATGAAGCCAGAATATTGGTTTAGTGTTCCTAGAAACAG GGTGGATGACTTGTAtcgttttttaatgttatgggTCCCCCTCTTGTACGGTGACTTAGATGAAGAAATAGTAGCATGTCGCGGTTTTGAGTTGGTTGAATCGGATACAGAACTGTGGGAAGAAGCGGAAACACCGCCCGGTGATACTAGCGATAAAAAGCTAGACAGAAATGAAAGCGAAGCAGGTGATCTCACACGAGAGTCTTGGGAG gtGTTAAAAGCGccatattcaaaattgtattcgaTGCTGAAGACTCAGGCCGATCAATTCGGATCGTCAGATTCACAGGCAAATAACGAG gtactgtcTATGAGTGATGAACTCCGTCGGGCCTTCTACGCAACCAGCGTCAATTCATTAGATTTCGAATCGTATATCCCTGACTTGCACGGCATCACCGAAATCTTGACCGAAGAACACAGGAAACAGTTGAGCAGGCATTTGCCAGCTAGAGCAgaag GATATATGTGGACGTTGGTCTTTAGCACACTACAACACGGTTTTTCTTTAAACTCCATGTACCGGAAAATGAGCAAAGTTGAAAGTCCTATACTCCTAGTCATCCAAGACACTCAAAACAAC GTGTTCGGGGCACTGACGTCGTGCGCGTTGAAGATGAGCGACCATTTCTACGGTACGGGTGAATCGCTGCTGTTTACATTCTGTCCCGACTTTCAGGTGTACAATTGGACCGGCGACAATATGTACTTCATCAAAGGCAACAACGAGAGCTTATCGATCGGGGCAGGAGA tgGTAAATTTGGTTTATGGCTCGATGGTGACCTGAACCAAGGTCGGACCGAAGCGTGCAACACATACGGCAACGAACCCTTAGTCAATGAACAAGATTTTGTTGTCAAGATTCTCGAGTGCTGGGCGTtcctataa
- the LOC113556984 gene encoding oxidation resistance protein 1 isoform X5: MATFTGGSGPSRQRSLKDRLREGITGSFNWQGKSRSVDHGLSSPFDLDSLRSKVEGRFESVDKLNRDSGTDGESQSGSKEQLSERKMPKPPPISTITYKVEASDTLTSVAARFDTTPSELAILNRLSSRTLFPGQILRVPDKRRISVSESDASQGGLSNLDLSETNSFTSADGESRPGSGPSTGNDNKDIIDRREDDMLDTLRPSSPKPGHPERIGSSVSPSSSRSHSRGVERFLKINVRHITDGQGVVGGVLLVTPNAVMFDPNVSDPLVIEHGPESYGVIAPMEFVVNAAIYYDIAHMRVAGPYQSTGNENENITKPAIYHLSPALKSETTEDSEHKSPTMLTTMQTDSLDSATLDLQISPGGRTDSLLAKDETFPELRSSTEDEEEDGSICSCNAQRNDGAAFPKAFDRDLVTPSPMNRSNDALKRSDKELAIEHIGNEDDRPLSSMSAEQDAVCSIRNMEQRRQSSIDQHWAMPNKVRSLDDEPPVHHAVQETVEDSEPSSGYLVKQSCHDSGIDIRDPPVLPIPRKTVYSDADILLSESEFLPPVPVLPLSSDHLNDAVQLRKKKTTSVSFSLEDSKEQDSAGAIEVQKVDEQAEKQAQETKKNKMLKRLSYPLSWMEGFTGDKESEKEASVPSSAESSHLSHSSSVFSKVFSSSPINMVTDFGSGLFLMKTPSEESGRFQFPPPQDCSPAPPSATPSKREGLASFSPSSIINSVGRSSVTTFIRQQHNSSNSRSDSQGTSKTMQPKLDYRSMVSVDDMPELFVSFEKLIPRPVHTFEEPPPLYLRLRMGKPKDKKIPKSTPIMSYGKKKMKPEYWFSVPRNRVDDLYRFLMLWVPLLYGDLDEEIVACRGFELVESDTELWEEAETPPGDTSDKKLDRNESEAGDLTRESWEVLKAPYSKLYSMLKTQADQFGSSDSQANNEVLSMSDELRRAFYATSVNSLDFESYIPDLHGITEILTEEHRKQLSRHLPARAEGYMWTLVFSTLQHGFSLNSMYRKMSKVESPILLVIQDTQNNVFGALTSCALKMSDHFYGTGESLLFTFCPDFQVYNWTGDNMYFIKGNNESLSIGAGDGKFGLWLDGDLNQGRTEACNTYGNEPLVNEQDFVVKILECWAFL; encoded by the exons attCAGGTACGGATGGGGAAAGCCAGAGCGGCAGCAAAGAGCAGCTTAGCGAAAGAAAAATGCCTAAGCCTCCTCCTATTTCCACCATCACATATAag GTTGAAGCATCAGATACATTGACTTCAGTTGCTGCTAGGTTTGATACAACACCATCTGAATTAGCCATATTAAATCGGCTATCATCGCGCACACTATTTCCTGGTCAGATTCTTCGTGTCCCAGATAAAAGGCGAATATCTGTGTCAGAGTCTGATGCATCtcaa ggagGTCTTAGTAATTTAGATTTATCCGAAACCAACAGTTTCACATCGGCTGATGGAGAAAGTAGACCCGGATCTGGGCCTTCAACTGGCAATGATAATAAAGATATCATTGATAGAAGAGAAGAtg ACATGTTGGACACATTACGGCCTTCATCTCCAAAACCAGGTCATCCAGAACGTATTGGTTCTTCAGTATCTCCTTCATCAAGCAGATCGCATTCGCGCGGTGTAGAAAGGTtccttaaaataaatgtcagaCACATCACAGATGGACAA GGTGTGGTGGGTGGTGTGTTGTTGGTTACTCCCAATGCTGTCATGTTTGATCCAAATGTCTCTGATCCTTTGGTTATTGAACATGGCCCCGAGTCTTACGGTGTCATAGCTCCTATGGAATTTGTGGTGAATGCTgccatatattatgatatagcgCACATGCGAGTTGCTGGACCTTATCAGTCAActgg aaatgaaaatgagaatattacaaaaccagcaatttatcatttatctcCCGCTCTTAAATCTGAAACAACAGAAGACAGTGAACATAAGTCCCCAACAATGTTAACTACTATGCAAACTGATTCATTGGACAGTGCTACATTAGATTTACAGATATCTCCTGGAGGTCGAACTGATTCTCTCTTGGCTAAAGATGAAACTTTTCCAGAActtag atcTTCAACTGAAGATGAAGAAGAAGATGGTAGCATATGTTCATGCAATGCACAAAGAAATGATGGAGCTGCATTTCCAAAAGCATTTGATCGTGATCTAGTCACACCAAGTCCCATGAATAGATCTAATGATGCACTG aagagATCAGATAAAGAATTGGCTATTGAACACATTGGTAATGAAGATGATAGACCACTTTCTTCAATGTCAGCAGAACAAGATGCTGTTTGTAGTATACGTAATATGGAACAGCGCAGGCAATCTTCGATTGACCAACATTGGGCAATGCCAAATAAAGTCAGATCTCTCGATGATGAACCTCCAGTTCATCATGCGGTacaag AAACTGTTGAAGACTCTGAACCATCAAGTGGTTATCTAGTAAAGCAATCATGTCATGATTCGGGCATTGATATTCGAGATCCACCTGTATTACCAATACCTCGTAAAACTGTTTATTCTGATGCTGATATACTTTTATCAGAATCTGAATTTCTTCCACCAGTGCCTGTTCTACCATTGTCTTCAGACCATCTTAATGATGCAGTTCAATTACGTAAAAAGAAAACTACATCAGTGTCATTTAGTTTGGAAGACTCTAAGGAACAAGATTCTGCAGGTGCAATAGAGGTTCAAAAGGTTGATGAACAAGCTGAAAAACAGGCTCaggaaactaaaaaaaataaa atgttAAAAAGGCTTTCTTATCCTTTGTCTTGGATGGAAGGATTCACGGGTGATAAAGAAAGTGAAAAAGAAGCATCAGTACCATCTTCAGCTGAATCATCTCATCTATCACATTCATCTAGTGTGTTCTCTAAAGTTTTTTCAAG CTCACCAATAAACATGGTGACTGATTTTGGTTCGGGTCTGTTCCTAATGAAAACACCGAGCGAGGAGAGTGGGCGATTCCAGTTCCCGCCACCTCAGGACTGTTCGCCCGCCCCGCCTTCGGCCACCCCATCTAAACGAGAAGGCCTCGCTAGCTTTTCGCCGTCATCAATTATTAACAGCGTAGG GCGTTCATCAGTTACTACATTTATACGCCAGCAACACAATAGCTCAAACAGCCGTTCAGATAGTCAGGGCACTTCAAAAACTATGCAACCTAAATTAGATTATCGAAGTATGGTATCTGTAGATGATATGCCTGAACTTTTTGTATCTTTTGAAA AATTAATTCCAAGACCCGTCCATACATTTGAAGAACCACCGCCTCTTTATTTAAGGCTCCGAATGGGTAAACCAAAAGACAAGAAAATACCAAAGTCAACGCCAATTATGTCGTATGGCAAGAAAAAGATGAAGCCAGAATATTGGTTTAGTGTTCCTAGAAACAG GGTGGATGACTTGTAtcgttttttaatgttatgggTCCCCCTCTTGTACGGTGACTTAGATGAAGAAATAGTAGCATGTCGCGGTTTTGAGTTGGTTGAATCGGATACAGAACTGTGGGAAGAAGCGGAAACACCGCCCGGTGATACTAGCGATAAAAAGCTAGACAGAAATGAAAGCGAAGCAGGTGATCTCACACGAGAGTCTTGGGAG gtGTTAAAAGCGccatattcaaaattgtattcgaTGCTGAAGACTCAGGCCGATCAATTCGGATCGTCAGATTCACAGGCAAATAACGAG gtactgtcTATGAGTGATGAACTCCGTCGGGCCTTCTACGCAACCAGCGTCAATTCATTAGATTTCGAATCGTATATCCCTGACTTGCACGGCATCACCGAAATCTTGACCGAAGAACACAGGAAACAGTTGAGCAGGCATTTGCCAGCTAGAGCAgaag GATATATGTGGACGTTGGTCTTTAGCACACTACAACACGGTTTTTCTTTAAACTCCATGTACCGGAAAATGAGCAAAGTTGAAAGTCCTATACTCCTAGTCATCCAAGACACTCAAAACAAC GTGTTCGGGGCACTGACGTCGTGCGCGTTGAAGATGAGCGACCATTTCTACGGTACGGGTGAATCGCTGCTGTTTACATTCTGTCCCGACTTTCAGGTGTACAATTGGACCGGCGACAATATGTACTTCATCAAAGGCAACAACGAGAGCTTATCGATCGGGGCAGGAGA tgGTAAATTTGGTTTATGGCTCGATGGTGACCTGAACCAAGGTCGGACCGAAGCGTGCAACACATACGGCAACGAACCCTTAGTCAATGAACAAGATTTTGTTGTCAAGATTCTCGAGTGCTGGGCGTtcctataa
- the LOC113556984 gene encoding oxidation resistance protein 1 isoform X6 gives MIRLDKLLKSSRRNSDFGTSSDDRIPYKRGKSRSVDHGLSSPFDLDSLRSKVEGRFESVDKLNRDSGTDGESQSGSKEQLSERKMPKPPPISTITYKVEASDTLTSVAARFDTTPSELAILNRLSSRTLFPGQILRVPDKRRISVSESDASQGGLSNLDLSETNSFTSADGESRPGSGPSTGNDNKDIIDRREDDMLDTLRPSSPKPGHPERIGSSVSPSSSRSHSRGVERFLKINVRHITDGQGVVGGVLLVTPNAVMFDPNVSDPLVIEHGPESYGVIAPMEFVVNAAIYYDIAHMRVAGPYQSTGNENENITKPAIYHLSPALKSETTEDSEHKSPTMLTTMQTDSLDSATLDLQISPGGRTDSLLAKDETFPELRSSTEDEEEDGSICSCNAQRNDGAAFPKAFDRDLVTPSPMNRSNDALKRSDKELAIEHIGNEDDRPLSSMSAEQDAVCSIRNMEQRRQSSIDQHWAMPNKVRSLDDEPPVHHAVQETVEDSEPSSGYLVKQSCHDSGIDIRDPPVLPIPRKTVYSDADILLSESEFLPPVPVLPLSSDHLNDAVQLRKKKTTSVSFSLEDSKEQDSAGAIEVQKVDEQAEKQAQETKKNKMLKRLSYPLSWMEGFTGDKESEKEASVPSSAESSHLSHSSSVFSKVFSSSPINMVTDFGSGLFLMKTPSEESGRFQFPPPQDCSPAPPSATPSKREGLASFSPSSIINSVGRSSVTTFIRQQHNSSNSRSDSQGTSKTMQPKLDYRSMVSVDDMPELFVSFEKLIPRPVHTFEEPPPLYLRLRMGKPKDKKIPKSTPIMSYGKKKMKPEYWFSVPRNRVDDLYRFLMLWVPLLYGDLDEEIVACRGFELVESDTELWEEAETPPGDTSDKKLDRNESEAGDLTRESWEVLKAPYSKLYSMLKTQADQFGSSDSQANNEVLSMSDELRRAFYATSVNSLDFESYIPDLHGITEILTEEHRKQLSRHLPARAEGYMWTLVFSTLQHGFSLNSMYRKMSKVESPILLVIQDTQNNVFGALTSCALKMSDHFYGTGESLLFTFCPDFQVYNWTGDNMYFIKGNNESLSIGAGDGKFGLWLDGDLNQGRTEACNTYGNEPLVNEQDFVVKILECWAFL, from the exons attCAGGTACGGATGGGGAAAGCCAGAGCGGCAGCAAAGAGCAGCTTAGCGAAAGAAAAATGCCTAAGCCTCCTCCTATTTCCACCATCACATATAag GTTGAAGCATCAGATACATTGACTTCAGTTGCTGCTAGGTTTGATACAACACCATCTGAATTAGCCATATTAAATCGGCTATCATCGCGCACACTATTTCCTGGTCAGATTCTTCGTGTCCCAGATAAAAGGCGAATATCTGTGTCAGAGTCTGATGCATCtcaa ggagGTCTTAGTAATTTAGATTTATCCGAAACCAACAGTTTCACATCGGCTGATGGAGAAAGTAGACCCGGATCTGGGCCTTCAACTGGCAATGATAATAAAGATATCATTGATAGAAGAGAAGAtg ACATGTTGGACACATTACGGCCTTCATCTCCAAAACCAGGTCATCCAGAACGTATTGGTTCTTCAGTATCTCCTTCATCAAGCAGATCGCATTCGCGCGGTGTAGAAAGGTtccttaaaataaatgtcagaCACATCACAGATGGACAA GGTGTGGTGGGTGGTGTGTTGTTGGTTACTCCCAATGCTGTCATGTTTGATCCAAATGTCTCTGATCCTTTGGTTATTGAACATGGCCCCGAGTCTTACGGTGTCATAGCTCCTATGGAATTTGTGGTGAATGCTgccatatattatgatatagcgCACATGCGAGTTGCTGGACCTTATCAGTCAActgg aaatgaaaatgagaatattacaaaaccagcaatttatcatttatctcCCGCTCTTAAATCTGAAACAACAGAAGACAGTGAACATAAGTCCCCAACAATGTTAACTACTATGCAAACTGATTCATTGGACAGTGCTACATTAGATTTACAGATATCTCCTGGAGGTCGAACTGATTCTCTCTTGGCTAAAGATGAAACTTTTCCAGAActtag atcTTCAACTGAAGATGAAGAAGAAGATGGTAGCATATGTTCATGCAATGCACAAAGAAATGATGGAGCTGCATTTCCAAAAGCATTTGATCGTGATCTAGTCACACCAAGTCCCATGAATAGATCTAATGATGCACTG aagagATCAGATAAAGAATTGGCTATTGAACACATTGGTAATGAAGATGATAGACCACTTTCTTCAATGTCAGCAGAACAAGATGCTGTTTGTAGTATACGTAATATGGAACAGCGCAGGCAATCTTCGATTGACCAACATTGGGCAATGCCAAATAAAGTCAGATCTCTCGATGATGAACCTCCAGTTCATCATGCGGTacaag AAACTGTTGAAGACTCTGAACCATCAAGTGGTTATCTAGTAAAGCAATCATGTCATGATTCGGGCATTGATATTCGAGATCCACCTGTATTACCAATACCTCGTAAAACTGTTTATTCTGATGCTGATATACTTTTATCAGAATCTGAATTTCTTCCACCAGTGCCTGTTCTACCATTGTCTTCAGACCATCTTAATGATGCAGTTCAATTACGTAAAAAGAAAACTACATCAGTGTCATTTAGTTTGGAAGACTCTAAGGAACAAGATTCTGCAGGTGCAATAGAGGTTCAAAAGGTTGATGAACAAGCTGAAAAACAGGCTCaggaaactaaaaaaaataaa atgttAAAAAGGCTTTCTTATCCTTTGTCTTGGATGGAAGGATTCACGGGTGATAAAGAAAGTGAAAAAGAAGCATCAGTACCATCTTCAGCTGAATCATCTCATCTATCACATTCATCTAGTGTGTTCTCTAAAGTTTTTTCAAG CTCACCAATAAACATGGTGACTGATTTTGGTTCGGGTCTGTTCCTAATGAAAACACCGAGCGAGGAGAGTGGGCGATTCCAGTTCCCGCCACCTCAGGACTGTTCGCCCGCCCCGCCTTCGGCCACCCCATCTAAACGAGAAGGCCTCGCTAGCTTTTCGCCGTCATCAATTATTAACAGCGTAGG GCGTTCATCAGTTACTACATTTATACGCCAGCAACACAATAGCTCAAACAGCCGTTCAGATAGTCAGGGCACTTCAAAAACTATGCAACCTAAATTAGATTATCGAAGTATGGTATCTGTAGATGATATGCCTGAACTTTTTGTATCTTTTGAAA AATTAATTCCAAGACCCGTCCATACATTTGAAGAACCACCGCCTCTTTATTTAAGGCTCCGAATGGGTAAACCAAAAGACAAGAAAATACCAAAGTCAACGCCAATTATGTCGTATGGCAAGAAAAAGATGAAGCCAGAATATTGGTTTAGTGTTCCTAGAAACAG GGTGGATGACTTGTAtcgttttttaatgttatgggTCCCCCTCTTGTACGGTGACTTAGATGAAGAAATAGTAGCATGTCGCGGTTTTGAGTTGGTTGAATCGGATACAGAACTGTGGGAAGAAGCGGAAACACCGCCCGGTGATACTAGCGATAAAAAGCTAGACAGAAATGAAAGCGAAGCAGGTGATCTCACACGAGAGTCTTGGGAG gtGTTAAAAGCGccatattcaaaattgtattcgaTGCTGAAGACTCAGGCCGATCAATTCGGATCGTCAGATTCACAGGCAAATAACGAG gtactgtcTATGAGTGATGAACTCCGTCGGGCCTTCTACGCAACCAGCGTCAATTCATTAGATTTCGAATCGTATATCCCTGACTTGCACGGCATCACCGAAATCTTGACCGAAGAACACAGGAAACAGTTGAGCAGGCATTTGCCAGCTAGAGCAgaag GATATATGTGGACGTTGGTCTTTAGCACACTACAACACGGTTTTTCTTTAAACTCCATGTACCGGAAAATGAGCAAAGTTGAAAGTCCTATACTCCTAGTCATCCAAGACACTCAAAACAAC GTGTTCGGGGCACTGACGTCGTGCGCGTTGAAGATGAGCGACCATTTCTACGGTACGGGTGAATCGCTGCTGTTTACATTCTGTCCCGACTTTCAGGTGTACAATTGGACCGGCGACAATATGTACTTCATCAAAGGCAACAACGAGAGCTTATCGATCGGGGCAGGAGA tgGTAAATTTGGTTTATGGCTCGATGGTGACCTGAACCAAGGTCGGACCGAAGCGTGCAACACATACGGCAACGAACCCTTAGTCAATGAACAAGATTTTGTTGTCAAGATTCTCGAGTGCTGGGCGTtcctataa